A region from the Cryptosporangium arvum DSM 44712 genome encodes:
- a CDS encoding nucleoside deaminase, whose translation MTITDVDTDHLRTAISVARNARVNGNHPFGATLVDASGLQVLAAENSVVTGRDATGHAETNLVRQATGRFAPSELAEFTLYTSTEPCAMCAGAIYWAGIGRVVYALGEDALGEMTGADPENPTLSLPCREVFARGQREITVDGPVDLPEARAVHAGFWG comes from the coding sequence ATGACGATCACCGACGTCGACACCGACCACTTGCGCACCGCGATCTCGGTGGCGCGCAACGCGCGGGTGAACGGCAACCACCCGTTCGGAGCCACGCTCGTCGACGCGAGCGGCCTCCAGGTGCTGGCCGCCGAGAACAGCGTGGTGACCGGCCGGGACGCGACCGGACACGCCGAAACGAACCTGGTGCGCCAGGCGACCGGGCGGTTCGCGCCGTCGGAACTGGCCGAGTTCACGCTCTACACCAGCACCGAGCCGTGCGCGATGTGCGCCGGAGCGATCTACTGGGCCGGCATCGGCCGGGTGGTGTACGCGCTGGGCGAGGACGCGCTCGGGGAGATGACCGGCGCGGACCCGGAGAACCCGACGCTGTCGCTGCCGTGCCGGGAGGTGTTCGCGCGCGGGCAGCGCGAGATCACGGTCGACGGCCCGGTGGACCTCCCCGAAGCCCGCGCGGTGCACGCGGGGTTCTGGGGCTAG
- a CDS encoding DUF3224 domain-containing protein, with product MTRATASFTVDSFDPVGEPDGIISSVVLTKTFTGDVEATSTVRMTAAAQTAYVALELITGTLHGRKGSFVLLHAATPEDTRWVIVTDSGTDELTGLSGTAVLVRHDDGSHTFTVDYDLPK from the coding sequence ATGACCCGCGCCACCGCGTCGTTCACCGTCGACAGCTTCGACCCCGTCGGCGAGCCCGACGGCATCATCTCGTCGGTCGTCCTCACCAAGACGTTCACCGGCGACGTCGAGGCGACGAGCACGGTCCGGATGACCGCCGCCGCCCAGACCGCCTACGTCGCGCTCGAGCTGATCACCGGCACCCTGCACGGCCGGAAAGGCAGCTTCGTGCTGCTGCACGCGGCCACGCCCGAGGACACCCGCTGGGTGATCGTCACCGACTCCGGTACCGACGAGCTGACCGGCTTGTCCGGCACCGCGGTGCTCGTGCGTCACGACGACGGTTCCCACACGTTCACTGTGGATTACGACCTTCCGAAGTGA
- a CDS encoding class I adenylate-forming enzyme family protein — MTVTAATGSTLPQLAERSWERLGQESVQIFEGRTWTAAELGARSRRFAAGLLAAGLRPGDRVVVCMANCPEVGVAYHGIWWAGGVTTPVLFLLSDAEIAHILRDSEAAFVITTPEFLPKIQNAAAGIPTVRGIIVAGEGSGALDFAELEAGDEAPQVSRVPSDLAGLLYTGGTTGRSKGVMLTHDAMSAAAWAMVHNSDEDDDLQVALLPLPLSHVYGLTVSVTAVHATTPRTGVLMRWFDPVGWLQLAERHRAQLGAVVPSMLQLVMAQPMEDYDLSSLRRIASGGAPLPAQVAADFVKRLPQVEVYEGYGCSELAGGITAGKPGRPVPVGSVGVPMPNIEMKIVRPDGTPVDPGEDGEICARGPMMMSAYWNATDETAHAIQDGWFHTGDIGHQDAEGNLFVVDRIKDLIIRDGFNVYPRDVEEAMLTHPDVALCAVVGRPDPRRGEEVVAFVQLGPGATVTTEELIEHGKARLAAVKYPRDVRIVEQIPLTSVGKLDRKTLRRKLS, encoded by the coding sequence ATGACCGTCACCGCCGCCACCGGAAGCACTCTCCCGCAGCTGGCCGAACGCTCCTGGGAGAGGCTCGGCCAGGAGAGCGTCCAGATCTTCGAGGGCCGTACCTGGACGGCCGCCGAGCTCGGGGCCCGGTCCCGCCGATTCGCGGCGGGCCTGCTCGCCGCCGGCCTGCGCCCGGGCGACCGGGTGGTCGTGTGCATGGCCAACTGCCCCGAGGTGGGCGTCGCCTATCACGGCATCTGGTGGGCCGGTGGCGTCACGACCCCGGTGTTGTTCCTGCTCAGCGACGCCGAGATCGCGCACATCCTGCGCGACAGCGAGGCCGCGTTCGTCATCACGACGCCGGAGTTCCTCCCCAAGATCCAGAACGCGGCGGCGGGCATCCCCACCGTGCGCGGCATCATCGTGGCGGGCGAGGGCTCGGGCGCCCTGGATTTCGCGGAGCTGGAAGCCGGAGACGAGGCACCCCAGGTCTCCCGCGTCCCCAGTGACCTCGCCGGCCTCCTCTACACCGGCGGTACCACCGGCCGCTCGAAGGGCGTCATGCTCACGCACGACGCGATGTCGGCCGCCGCCTGGGCGATGGTGCACAACTCCGACGAGGACGACGATCTGCAGGTGGCGCTCCTCCCGCTGCCGCTCTCGCACGTCTACGGGCTCACGGTCAGCGTCACCGCGGTGCACGCCACCACCCCGCGGACCGGTGTGCTGATGCGGTGGTTCGATCCGGTCGGCTGGCTGCAGCTCGCCGAGCGGCACCGCGCGCAGCTCGGCGCGGTCGTTCCGAGCATGCTGCAGCTGGTCATGGCCCAGCCGATGGAGGATTACGACCTCTCGTCGCTGCGCCGGATCGCCAGCGGCGGCGCGCCCCTCCCCGCCCAGGTCGCGGCGGATTTCGTCAAGAGGCTGCCGCAGGTGGAGGTGTACGAGGGCTACGGCTGCTCGGAGCTCGCCGGTGGCATCACGGCCGGGAAGCCCGGCCGGCCCGTCCCGGTGGGCAGCGTCGGCGTCCCGATGCCGAACATCGAGATGAAGATCGTGCGCCCTGACGGCACACCCGTCGACCCGGGTGAGGACGGCGAGATCTGCGCCCGCGGCCCGATGATGATGTCCGCGTACTGGAACGCCACCGACGAGACCGCGCACGCGATCCAGGACGGCTGGTTCCACACCGGCGACATCGGTCACCAGGACGCCGAGGGCAACCTGTTCGTCGTCGACCGGATCAAGGACCTGATCATCCGGGACGGCTTCAACGTCTACCCGCGGGACGTCGAGGAGGCCATGCTCACGCACCCCGACGTGGCGCTGTGCGCGGTGGTCGGCCGGCCCGACCCGCGTCGCGGCGAGGAGGTCGTGGCGTTCGTGCAGCTCGGTCCGGGTGCGACGGTCACCACCGAGGAGCTGATCGAGCACGGGAAAGCACGGCTCGCCGCCGTGAAGTACCCCCGTGACGTCCGGATCGTCGAGCAGATCCCGCTGACCAGCGTCGGCAAGCTCGACCGCAAGACGCTCCGGCGGAAGCTCAGCTGA
- a CDS encoding TIM barrel protein: MTDGPLSYCADIHPASDLGDVVAQLDRYAEPIRRSVPLERLGLGLRLPTFVAAGLASDRSARRRLRLELDARGLEVVTLNTGSESPRWNDPARLRYSIDCATVLADLLPDRFAYGTIGTVPLGWRTPWSVADDATAAAYLGLLVERLRALDGENGRPVTLAFEPAPGFRFDTVLDAVRWLAGRVDPEYVGVCVDTCALAVSFVDPAAAISAVYRAGLTVQKVQAATALQVDDPRDPATRRALTALTSDVAQPVRERGADGLTRAADDLPYALTWLPGAGPWRISRHLPLHARPDSPLRPTSGVLRATVDAVLAETGFADFPHVEIDVCPRAAGMDDVASLVAGVAADVACVSELLDEVGISSEPAARSLAGPMLRVGSAWVS; encoded by the coding sequence ATGACCGACGGGCCGCTCTCGTACTGTGCCGATATTCACCCGGCCTCCGACCTCGGTGATGTCGTCGCGCAGCTCGACCGTTACGCGGAGCCGATCCGGCGATCCGTGCCGCTGGAGCGGCTCGGACTCGGGCTGCGGCTGCCGACGTTCGTCGCCGCGGGCCTCGCGTCGGACCGGTCGGCTCGCCGCCGGCTCCGGCTCGAACTCGACGCGCGGGGTCTGGAAGTCGTCACGCTGAACACCGGGAGCGAGTCGCCGCGCTGGAACGACCCGGCGCGCCTGCGGTACTCGATCGACTGCGCGACGGTCCTGGCCGACCTGCTGCCCGACCGGTTCGCGTACGGCACGATCGGCACCGTGCCGCTCGGCTGGCGGACGCCGTGGTCGGTCGCCGACGACGCGACCGCGGCCGCGTACCTGGGGTTGCTCGTCGAGCGGTTACGGGCTCTCGACGGGGAGAACGGGCGGCCGGTGACGCTGGCGTTCGAGCCCGCACCGGGGTTCCGGTTCGACACCGTGCTCGACGCCGTCCGCTGGCTGGCCGGGCGGGTCGATCCGGAGTACGTCGGGGTGTGCGTCGACACGTGCGCGCTGGCGGTCTCGTTCGTGGATCCGGCCGCGGCGATCTCCGCGGTGTACCGGGCCGGCCTGACCGTGCAGAAGGTGCAGGCGGCCACCGCGCTTCAGGTCGACGATCCGCGTGATCCGGCCACCCGCCGCGCGCTCACCGCGCTGACCTCGGACGTCGCGCAGCCGGTGCGTGAGCGCGGCGCGGACGGCCTGACCCGCGCCGCCGACGACCTGCCGTACGCGCTGACGTGGTTGCCGGGCGCCGGTCCGTGGCGGATCAGCCGGCACCTGCCGCTGCACGCCCGCCCGGATTCCCCGCTGCGCCCCACCAGCGGGGTGCTGCGCGCGACCGTGGACGCGGTGCTGGCCGAGACCGGCTTCGCCGACTTCCCCCACGTCGAGATCGACGTGTGCCCGCGCGCCGCGGGCATGGACGACGTGGCGTCGCTGGTGGCCGGCGTGGCCGCGGACGTGGCGTGCGTGAGCGAACTGCTCGACGAGGTCGGCATCAGCAGCGAACCGGCCGCGCGGAGCCTCGCCGGTCCGATGCTCCGCGTCGGCAGCGCCTGGGTCAGCTGA
- a CDS encoding SDR family oxidoreductase, which produces MPRTVRANILITGASSGLGAGLAREFAARGRNLALCARRLDRLETLREELVSANPGIRVAIHSLDVTDHDAIFRTFRSFASGLGQIDRVVVNAGSGRGASIGTGRFAANRETAETNFVAALAQCEAAMELFREQNSGHLVVISSIAGLRGGRRGAGVYAATKAGLSTLAEGIRLDVADTPIRVTTIEPGYIRTDLNAGATTLPFAVDVATGCRALARAVEREPASAYVPGWPWRVVAPLYRIAPAPLLRKFL; this is translated from the coding sequence ATGCCACGAACCGTCCGCGCCAACATCCTGATCACCGGAGCCAGTTCCGGGCTCGGCGCCGGTCTGGCGCGCGAGTTCGCCGCCCGGGGACGCAACCTCGCGCTCTGTGCCCGCCGCCTCGATCGCTTGGAAACTCTCCGTGAGGAACTGGTGAGCGCCAACCCCGGTATCCGGGTGGCGATCCACAGCCTCGACGTCACCGACCACGACGCGATCTTCCGGACGTTCCGCTCGTTCGCCAGCGGGCTCGGCCAGATCGACCGGGTCGTCGTCAACGCCGGCTCGGGCCGCGGCGCGTCGATCGGCACTGGGCGCTTCGCCGCCAACCGGGAGACCGCCGAGACCAACTTCGTCGCCGCGCTGGCCCAGTGCGAGGCCGCGATGGAGCTGTTCCGCGAGCAGAACTCCGGCCACCTCGTCGTGATCTCGTCGATCGCCGGGCTGCGCGGCGGGCGCCGGGGCGCCGGCGTCTACGCGGCCACCAAGGCCGGCCTGTCCACCCTCGCCGAGGGCATCCGCCTGGACGTCGCCGACACCCCGATCCGCGTCACCACGATCGAACCCGGCTACATCCGCACCGACCTCAACGCCGGCGCCACCACCCTGCCGTTCGCGGTCGACGTCGCCACCGGGTGCCGGGCGCTCGCGCGTGCGGTCGAGCGCGAGCCCGCCTCGGCGTACGTTCCCGGCTGGCCCTGGCGGGTGGTCGCCCCCCTCTACCGGATCGCTCCGGCACCACTTCTCCGTAAATTCCTGTAG
- a CDS encoding Rieske (2Fe-2S) protein, translating into MSENRAVRRRSVVAGAGAIGMLAACSSYGDDGSDTEATTASTPATTETTTGTTADATPAGTELGPTSDVPVGGGKIFPTEKVVVTQPTAGTFQGFSAVCTHQGCTVSSVKSGEIICNCHQSHFSAADGSVVSGPAKTALPSKTVTVSGDAIYLA; encoded by the coding sequence ATGAGTGAGAACAGGGCGGTTCGGCGACGAAGTGTGGTCGCCGGAGCGGGAGCGATCGGAATGCTCGCCGCGTGCAGTTCGTACGGTGACGACGGATCGGACACCGAGGCCACCACCGCGTCCACGCCGGCCACGACCGAAACGACGACAGGAACCACGGCCGACGCGACGCCTGCCGGCACCGAACTCGGGCCCACCAGCGACGTCCCGGTCGGAGGGGGCAAGATCTTCCCGACCGAAAAGGTCGTCGTCACCCAGCCGACCGCCGGCACCTTCCAGGGCTTCAGCGCGGTGTGCACGCACCAGGGGTGCACGGTGTCCTCGGTGAAGAGCGGCGAGATCATCTGCAACTGCCACCAGAGCCACTTCTCCGCGGCCGACGGGTCGGTGGTGTCGGGCCCGGCGAAGACCGCGCTGCCGAGCAAGACCGTGACGGTGTCCGGCGACGCGATCTATCTGGCCTGA
- a CDS encoding M50 family metallopeptidase — translation MLLSVVAVPPSSGRIEQITEQIAERQSPTPGWLVVFTGLLALMFVGTGVIRRLATSSHEGAHAMAASLTGRVGGVTLPRKGDAATEVVVAGLADFVTTFVGYLGPPLFGLLGAWLLSRHHPVAVLWLAIVLLVVLFWLVKNPFGLFFIGAVDGVLLLVAWNTTTGAQTVVAYFLVWSLLLRGMRHISPFLKAEHRKIDRKAKGKSDYLVLRDLTYVPQIVFVVVHLGLCWAALAFGAWLLLIA, via the coding sequence ATGCTGTTATCCGTCGTGGCGGTACCACCGTCGTCGGGGCGAATCGAGCAGATCACCGAACAGATCGCCGAGCGCCAGTCGCCGACGCCGGGCTGGCTGGTGGTGTTCACCGGCCTGCTCGCGCTGATGTTCGTCGGTACCGGCGTGATCCGCCGCCTGGCGACCAGCAGCCACGAGGGCGCGCACGCGATGGCGGCGAGCCTGACCGGCCGGGTCGGCGGGGTCACGTTGCCGCGGAAAGGCGACGCGGCCACCGAGGTCGTGGTCGCCGGCCTGGCGGATTTCGTCACCACGTTCGTGGGATACCTGGGGCCTCCGCTGTTCGGCCTGCTGGGCGCGTGGCTGCTCTCCCGGCACCATCCAGTGGCCGTCCTGTGGCTGGCGATCGTCTTGCTCGTGGTGCTGTTCTGGCTGGTCAAGAACCCGTTCGGCCTGTTCTTCATCGGCGCGGTCGACGGCGTTCTCCTGCTGGTGGCCTGGAACACGACGACCGGCGCCCAGACCGTCGTCGCGTACTTCCTGGTGTGGTCGCTGCTGTTGCGCGGGATGCGGCACATCAGCCCGTTCCTGAAGGCCGAGCACCGCAAGATCGACCGCAAGGCGAAGGGGAAGTCGGACTACCTGGTGCTGCGCGACCTGACCTACGTGCCGCAGATCGTTTTTGTGGTGGTGCATCTGGGCTTGTGCTGGGCCGCACTGGCGTTCGGAGCGTGGCTGCTGCTCATTGCCTGA
- a CDS encoding DUF732 domain-containing protein, producing the protein MATMTNKCVPDASLPKTYYAGKNCADPDLRYNKYLVTLSTEVYKVFGYQPKMVQLGEETCGELKIYDQTRVVMDVTQWLVAEQAPANPRKAALSVLNAATKNLCPDLRSKVTIA; encoded by the coding sequence ATGGCCACGATGACGAACAAGTGCGTGCCGGACGCGTCCCTGCCGAAGACCTACTACGCGGGCAAGAACTGCGCCGACCCGGACCTGCGCTACAACAAGTACCTGGTCACCCTGTCCACCGAGGTCTACAAGGTCTTCGGCTACCAGCCGAAGATGGTGCAGCTCGGCGAGGAGACCTGCGGCGAGCTGAAGATCTACGACCAGACCCGCGTGGTCATGGACGTCACCCAGTGGCTGGTCGCCGAGCAGGCCCCGGCCAACCCCCGCAAGGCCGCCCTGAGCGTCTTGAACGCCGCCACCAAGAACCTGTGCCCCGACCTGCGCAGCAAGGTCACCATCGCCTGA
- a CDS encoding FCD domain-containing protein, with the protein MLSGRVYDVLRDAILGGDFAPGDALKPQELAGEHGVSLAVVREALVRLVGDGLADRRTNRGFAVPLQSDRRWQDLAEARCVVEVAALRLAIERGDLEWEARIRASHHRLAGTPAFEGTRVTAEWSRAHRDFHRALLEGSGNAVLLETFDRMWLAGELARRWSSGRAPERDYLGEHRELEEATLARDAETAAALLTRHLTHTVDALGAD; encoded by the coding sequence ATGCTGTCCGGACGCGTCTACGACGTGTTGCGCGACGCGATCCTCGGCGGCGACTTCGCCCCCGGCGACGCGCTCAAGCCACAGGAGCTGGCGGGTGAGCACGGCGTCAGCCTGGCCGTGGTGCGCGAGGCCCTGGTGCGGTTGGTCGGCGACGGTCTGGCCGACCGCCGGACGAACCGCGGATTCGCCGTTCCGCTGCAGTCCGACCGGCGCTGGCAGGACCTGGCCGAGGCCCGGTGCGTCGTCGAGGTGGCCGCGCTGCGGCTGGCCATCGAGCGGGGCGACCTGGAGTGGGAGGCCCGGATCCGGGCGTCGCACCACCGGCTGGCCGGCACTCCCGCGTTCGAGGGCACCCGGGTGACGGCCGAGTGGTCACGCGCCCACCGCGACTTCCACCGCGCGCTGCTCGAGGGCAGCGGCAACGCCGTACTGCTGGAGACCTTCGATCGCATGTGGCTGGCCGGCGAGCTGGCTCGCCGCTGGTCGTCGGGCCGCGCCCCCGAGCGTGACTATCTCGGCGAGCATCGCGAACTCGAAGAGGCCACGCTCGCCCGCGACGCCGAGACCGCGGCCGCGCTGCTGACCCGGCACCTGACGCACACCGTCGACGCACTCGGTGCCGACTGA
- a CDS encoding YbhB/YbcL family Raf kinase inhibitor-like protein, whose translation MNDPFARLPEAATFTVTSSSVTDGAPFAAEQRAGKDLSPQLSWSGAPEHTKSYAVTVYDPDAPTGSGFWHWAVADLPATVTSLPEGAGDDTGSGLPNGAYQLPNDARLARYIGAAPPSGHGEHRYVIVVHALDVENIGVPADATPALLGFTISGHVLGRAVLTATAETSA comes from the coding sequence ATGAACGATCCTTTCGCTCGCCTCCCGGAGGCGGCCACCTTCACGGTCACCAGTTCGTCCGTCACCGACGGGGCGCCGTTCGCCGCCGAGCAACGCGCCGGGAAAGACCTGTCGCCGCAGCTGTCGTGGAGCGGCGCACCCGAGCACACCAAGAGCTACGCGGTCACCGTCTACGACCCCGACGCCCCGACCGGTTCCGGTTTCTGGCACTGGGCCGTGGCCGACCTCCCGGCGACGGTCACCTCGCTGCCCGAGGGGGCGGGTGACGACACCGGCTCCGGGTTACCGAACGGTGCGTACCAGCTGCCCAACGACGCACGGCTCGCGCGCTACATCGGCGCCGCCCCGCCGTCCGGGCACGGCGAGCACCGCTACGTGATCGTCGTGCACGCGCTCGACGTCGAGAACATCGGCGTTCCGGCCGACGCCACCCCGGCGTTGCTCGGCTTCACGATCTCCGGCCACGTCCTGGGCCGTGCGGTGCTGACCGCCACCGCGGAAACGTCCGCCTGA
- a CDS encoding CBS domain-containing protein, with protein sequence MLISDVLRSKSSGSEVATVRPDESVRALLARLAEHNFGALIVSNDGETIAGIVSERDIVRRLHEHGARLLDESVSSIMTVDVHTCHSTDDVAHVRGTMTDRRIRHLPVVDEGRLVGLVSIGDVVKSTISELETEKEQLVGYITS encoded by the coding sequence ATGCTGATCAGCGATGTCCTACGCAGCAAGTCCAGCGGTTCCGAGGTAGCGACCGTCCGGCCCGACGAATCCGTCCGCGCACTCCTGGCCCGGTTGGCCGAACATAATTTCGGGGCACTCATCGTGTCGAACGACGGCGAGACGATCGCCGGGATCGTGTCCGAACGCGACATCGTGCGACGTCTGCACGAACACGGCGCGCGCCTGCTCGACGAGAGCGTGTCGTCGATCATGACCGTCGACGTCCACACCTGTCACAGCACCGACGACGTGGCGCACGTCCGAGGGACGATGACCGACCGCCGTATCCGGCACCTACCGGTGGTGGACGAGGGCCGCCTGGTGGGCCTGGTGAGCATCGGTGACGTCGTGAAGAGCACGATCTCCGAGCTCGAGACCGAGAAAGAACAACTGGTCGGCTACATCACGAGCTGA
- a CDS encoding ABC transporter substrate-binding protein yields MARTRTVFSLSFVAIIALVAVVAGVVVGRATGSGSGGGGSGDGGAASGTRIDVIIKASDSSFWQVMLAGAEQASDDFGIEVDTFGPTSETNIDEQVQLVENSISRGVDGIVIAPNSSSALDSVIERARKAGVKVITVDTRVTTSSEGFIGTDNVKAGQQAGRRMCELLKAQGRTSGAILVESSVAGIQSLVDRDRGFRQGLAEGCPGVDAKLQRYNNNDINTAASQVNDALTANRNLLGVFADNNTSGVGAARAVADNKAADRIPVVAFDSDPQENAALANGTIDALIVQNPYFFGYQGVLASAMAASGRTPPREIDPGAVVADQKNRTTPEVKSLLEPPTAEPGS; encoded by the coding sequence ATGGCGCGCACCCGGACGGTTTTCTCCCTCTCCTTCGTCGCGATCATCGCGTTGGTGGCCGTGGTCGCCGGGGTGGTGGTGGGCCGCGCGACCGGCAGTGGTTCGGGCGGCGGCGGGAGCGGTGACGGCGGGGCCGCGAGCGGCACCCGGATCGACGTCATCATCAAGGCCAGCGACTCGTCGTTCTGGCAGGTGATGCTGGCCGGCGCGGAGCAGGCCTCCGACGACTTCGGCATCGAGGTCGACACGTTCGGCCCCACCTCGGAGACGAACATCGACGAGCAGGTCCAACTGGTCGAGAACTCGATCTCACGCGGCGTGGACGGCATCGTGATCGCGCCGAACTCGTCCAGCGCGCTCGACTCTGTGATCGAGCGGGCGCGGAAGGCCGGGGTCAAGGTCATCACGGTCGACACCCGGGTCACCACGTCGTCCGAGGGTTTCATCGGCACCGACAACGTGAAAGCCGGGCAGCAGGCCGGGCGGCGGATGTGCGAGCTGCTCAAGGCCCAGGGACGGACGTCCGGCGCGATTCTGGTCGAGTCGTCGGTGGCGGGCATCCAGTCGCTCGTCGACCGGGACCGCGGGTTCCGGCAGGGGCTGGCGGAAGGCTGTCCCGGCGTCGACGCGAAGCTCCAGCGGTACAACAACAACGACATCAACACGGCCGCTTCGCAGGTCAACGACGCGTTGACCGCGAACAGGAACCTGCTCGGCGTGTTCGCGGACAACAACACGTCCGGCGTGGGCGCCGCCCGGGCGGTGGCCGACAACAAGGCCGCCGACCGGATCCCGGTCGTGGCGTTCGACTCCGACCCGCAGGAGAACGCGGCCCTCGCGAACGGCACGATCGACGCGCTCATCGTCCAGAACCCGTATTTCTTCGGGTACCAGGGCGTGCTCGCGTCGGCGATGGCGGCGAGCGGCCGCACGCCGCCGCGCGAGATCGACCCCGGTGCGGTGGTCGCCGACCAGAAGAACCGCACCACTCCCGAGGTGAAGTCCCTGCTCGAACCGCCCACCGCCGAGCCCGGCTCATGA
- a CDS encoding sugar ABC transporter ATP-binding protein, producing the protein MTRPADRDPPAPSDPAGDPAPIDRVTGEPVPAEDPAADGGPMPVDDPAADRRPGADGPAPIDPPGLGPAVLELVGVSKAFGPVQALSDVSLRLLPGQVHCLAGENGAGKSTLIRVLTGAIRRDRGDYRIDGAEVASATPAALRAAGVQAVYQELSLLPHLSVAENLYMGRLPARRGLLDSRRLRRSARLALADVGLTDLHPDTPVERLSAATKQLVEIAKVLTAEEVKVIVFDEPTTALTESESARLLDHIRRLREQGVAMLYVTHRLEEMFEIGDQVTVLRDGGLSETGPMTDYDENRLIAAMVGREVTSLYPEEARDAGTPLLRVRGLRRTADGPSVDLDVRAGEIVGIGGLLGSGRSELLLSIFGAERIVAGEIQVDGRTVRPTGPRAMMNAGLGLLTEDRKVLGLLPELSIRENVTIASLRRASRGGLLPGKAQAAEADRLLDSLRLRAGSYDQPVSTLSGGNQQKVLLARWLLTEPKVLVFDEPTKGIDVGAKGELYDVIGDLARRGLGIVVVSSYLPELIGLADRIVVLRDGAIAGELPAGASEEEVLRLASGGAAPESAPGGGPAAGGRDEGQEGDRGGE; encoded by the coding sequence ATGACCCGTCCCGCCGACCGCGACCCGCCCGCGCCGTCCGACCCGGCGGGTGATCCCGCGCCGATCGACCGGGTGACCGGTGAGCCGGTGCCCGCCGAGGACCCGGCCGCGGACGGTGGACCGATGCCGGTCGACGACCCCGCCGCCGACCGCCGCCCCGGCGCGGACGGGCCCGCGCCGATCGACCCGCCCGGTCTCGGTCCGGCCGTACTCGAGCTGGTGGGGGTGTCGAAGGCGTTCGGGCCGGTCCAAGCGTTGAGTGACGTCTCGCTGCGGCTGTTGCCGGGGCAGGTGCACTGCCTGGCCGGCGAGAACGGCGCCGGGAAGTCGACGCTGATCCGCGTCCTGACCGGCGCGATCCGGCGCGACCGGGGCGACTACCGCATCGACGGCGCCGAGGTGGCGTCGGCGACCCCCGCCGCCCTGCGCGCGGCCGGTGTCCAGGCGGTCTATCAGGAGCTGAGCCTGCTCCCGCATCTCTCGGTCGCCGAGAACCTCTACATGGGACGCCTGCCTGCGCGCCGCGGGCTGCTGGACTCCCGCCGGCTCCGCCGCTCCGCCCGGCTGGCGCTGGCCGACGTGGGCCTCACCGACCTCCACCCGGACACCCCGGTCGAACGCCTCTCGGCGGCGACGAAGCAACTCGTCGAGATCGCCAAGGTGCTCACCGCGGAGGAGGTGAAGGTGATCGTGTTCGACGAGCCGACGACCGCGCTCACCGAGAGCGAGTCGGCGCGCCTGCTCGACCACATCCGACGCCTCCGCGAGCAGGGCGTCGCCATGCTCTACGTCACCCATCGCCTGGAGGAGATGTTCGAGATCGGCGACCAGGTCACGGTCCTGCGCGACGGCGGGCTCTCCGAGACCGGGCCGATGACCGACTACGACGAGAACCGGCTGATCGCCGCGATGGTCGGGCGCGAGGTGACGTCGCTGTACCCGGAGGAGGCCCGGGACGCGGGCACTCCGCTGCTCCGGGTACGCGGGCTGCGTCGGACGGCGGACGGACCGTCGGTGGACCTCGACGTCCGCGCGGGCGAGATCGTCGGCATTGGCGGGCTGCTCGGGTCGGGGCGCAGCGAGCTGCTGCTGTCGATCTTCGGCGCCGAACGCATCGTCGCGGGGGAGATCCAGGTCGACGGGCGCACCGTGCGCCCGACCGGGCCGCGGGCGATGATGAACGCGGGGCTCGGGCTGCTCACCGAGGACCGGAAAGTGCTCGGGTTGCTCCCCGAGCTCTCGATCCGGGAGAACGTGACGATCGCGAGCCTGCGCCGGGCGTCGCGAGGAGGGCTGCTGCCCGGGAAGGCCCAGGCCGCGGAGGCCGATCGGCTGCTCGACTCGTTGCGGCTGCGTGCCGGGTCGTACGACCAGCCGGTGTCGACGCTCTCCGGCGGGAACCAGCAGAAGGTGCTGCTCGCGCGGTGGCTGCTCACCGAGCCGAAGGTGCTCGTGTTCGACGAGCCGACGAAGGGGATCGACGTCGGCGCGAAGGGCGAGCTGTACGACGTCATCGGTGACCTGGCCCGGCGTGGGCTCGGCATCGTCGTCGTGTCGTCGTACCTGCCCGAGCTGATCGGGCTCGCGGACCGGATCGTCGTGCTCCGCGACGGCGCGATCGCCGGGGAGCTCCCGGCCGGCGCCTCCGAGGAAGAGGTGCTCCGCCTGGCGTCCGGCGGAGCCGCCCCCGAGTCAGCCCCCGGCGGCGGCCCGGCCGCCGGGGGCCGCGACGAAGGCCAGGAAGGGGACCGTGGTGGTGAATAA